Proteins co-encoded in one Oncorhynchus kisutch isolate 150728-3 linkage group LG1, Okis_V2, whole genome shotgun sequence genomic window:
- the LOC109879519 gene encoding neurexophilin-2-like, with protein sequence MMKVLVWTIVILAQCVLRKVQGLEKQVAKNYPGLDLGPAGSVMKTTYGIGGRALGTGGGSAGGVKPPYQTTSRIFSPGMDGVGNPPMKPPLKSPTYSFLNPYDWAKNQSLLLDQTGYRNKRKPSLKTAQKTKKIFGWGDFYFNVKTMKFSLLVTGKIVDHINGTFTVYFRHNSSSLGNVSVSIVPPTKIVEFEVLQHHQPGLHAQLHPELHTQITQQQTPHQSTFDPKEVKTFNCRVEYEKTNRSKKPKPCLYDPSQTCFSEHTQSHAAWLCAKPFKVICIFISFFSIDYKLVQKVCPDYNFQSEHPYLG encoded by the coding sequence GTGCAGGGACTGGAGAAGCAGGTGGCCAAGAACTACCCAGGACTAGACCTGGGTCCAGCAGGCTCAGTGATGAAGACCACATACGGCATAGGGGGTAGAGCCTTGGGCACCGGAGGAGGGAGCGCAGGGGGAGTTAAACCACCCTACCAAACAACCTCCCGCATCTTCTCCCCAGGCATGGACGGGGTCGGCAACCCGCCCATGAAGCCCCCTCTGAAAAGTCCCACCTATAGCTTCCTCAACCCTTACGACTGGGCAAAGAATCAGTCtcttctcctggaccagacaggctATCGTAACAAACGCAAACCATCACTGAAGACGGCTCAGAAGACCAAGAAGATCTTTGGCTGGGGAGATTTCTACTTCAACGTGAAAACCATGAAGTTCAGCCTCTTGGTCACCGGGAAGATCGTGGACCACATCAATGGCACGTTCACCGTCTACTTCCGCCACAACTCGTCCAGTCTCGGTAACGTCTCCGTGAGTATCGTCCCTCCAACTAAAATAGTGGAGTTCGAGGTTCTCCAGCACCATCAACCGGGCCTCCACGCCCAGCTCCACCCTGAGCTTCACACCCAGATCACTCAACAACAGACCCCGCACCAGTCCACCTTCGACCCCAAGGAGGTAAAGACCTTCAACTGCCGGGTGGAGTACGAGAAGACTAACCGCTCCAAGAAACCCAAGCCCTGCCTCTACGACCCGTCTCAGACCTGCTTCTCAGAGCACACTCAGTCCCACGCCGCCTGGCTCTGCGCCAAACCTTTCAAAGTCATCTGTATCTTCATCTCCTTCTTTAGCATCGATTATAAGCTGGTTCAAAAAGTGTGTCCGGACTACAACTTTCAGAGCGAACACCCTTACCTTGGATAA